The following proteins are encoded in a genomic region of Hippopotamus amphibius kiboko isolate mHipAmp2 chromosome 8, mHipAmp2.hap2, whole genome shotgun sequence:
- the FICD gene encoding protein adenylyltransferase FICD isoform X1, translated as MTLMPTVMAVTQPKWVSVWGRFLWVTLLSMVLGSLLALLLPLGALEEQCLTALKGFYLLKSKLERAEPAVTKCTSLSTELSVTSRDAALLVVKTKASPASKLEAKAALNQALEMKRQGKRDKAHKLFLHALKMDPGFVDGLNEFGIFSEEDKDIIWADYLYTRALTIAPQHEKALVNRDRTLPLVEEIDQRYFSIIDSKVKKVMAIPKGNSALRRVMEETYYHHIYHTVAIEGNTLTLSEIRHILETRYAVPGKSLEEQNEVIGMHAAMKYVNTTLLSRVGSVSIGDVLEIHRRVLGYVDPVEAGRFRTTQVLVGHHVPPHPQEVEKQMQEFIQWLNSEDAMSLHPVEFAALAHYKLVHIHPFVDGNGRTSRLLMNLILMQAGYPPVSVRKEQRAEYYHVLEDANDGDVRPFIRFIAKCTETTLDTLLFATTEYPVALPEARPNHSGFKEMLPVRP; from the exons ATGACACTCATGCCGACGGTGATGGCGGTGACCCAGCCAAAATGGGTCTCAGTCTGGGGCCGCTTCCTGTGGGTGACGCTGCTGAGCATGGTGCTGGGCTCCCTGCTGGCCCTGCTGCTGCCGCTGGGGGCCCTGGAGGAGCAGTGTCTCACTGCGCTCAAAGGCTTCTACCTGCTCAAGAGCAAGCTGGAGAGGGCAGAGCCTGCCGTCACCAAGTGCACCAGCCTGTCCACAGAGCTCAGTGTCACCTCCAGGGATGCAGCACTGCTGGTGGTCAAGACCAAGGCCTCTCCAG CCAGCAAGCTGGAAGCCAAAGCAGCGCTGAACCAAGCCCTGGAAATGAAACGCCAGGGCAAGCGGGACAAAGCCCACAAGCTCTTCCTGCACGCCCTCAAGATGGACCCGGGCTTCGTGGACGGACTCAACGAGTTTGGCATCTTCTCGGAAGAGGACAAGGACATCATCTGGGCAGACTACCTGTACACCAGAGCGCTGACCATTGCGCCCCAGCACGAGAAGGCGCTGGTCAACCGTGACCGCACGCTGCCGCTGGTGGAGGAGATCGACCAGCGGTACTTCAGCATCATCGACAGCAAGGTGAAGAAGGTCATGGCCATCCCCAAGGGCAACTCCGCGCTGCGCCGGGTCATGGAGGAGACGTACTACCACCACATCTACCACACGGTGGCCATCGAGGGCAACACCCTCACCCTCTCGGAGATCAGGCACATCCTGGAGACCCGCTACGCTGTGCCGGGGAAGAGCTTGGAGGAGCAGAACGAGGTCATCGGCATGCATGCGGCCATGAAGTACGTCAACACCACGCTGCTGTCGCGCGTCGGCTCCGTCAGCATTGGCGACGTGCTGGAGATCCACCGGCGGGTGCTGGGGTACGTGGACCCCGTGGAAGCCGGCCGCTTTCGCACCACGCAGGTCCTGGTGGGCCACCacgtcccgccccacccccaggaggTGGAGAAGCAGATGCAGGAGTTCATCCAGTGGCTCAACTCGGAGGACGCCATGAGCCTGCACCCGGTCGAGTTCGCGGCCCTGGCCCACTATAAACTCGTCCACATCCACCCCTTCGTCGACGGCAACGGCAGGACCTCGCGGCTGCTCATGAACCTGATCCTCATGCAGGCGGGCTACCCGCCCGTCAGCGTCCGCAAGGAGCAGCGGGCCGAGTACTACCACGTGCTGGAGGACGCCAACGACGGCGACGTCAGGCCGTTCATCCGCTTCATTGCCAAGTGCACGGAGACCACCCTGGACACCTTGCTCTTCGCCACTACAGAGTACCCTGTGGCACTGCCAGAGGCCAGACCCAACCACTCTGGGTTCAAGGAGATGCTGCCTGTGAGGCCCTAA
- the FICD gene encoding protein adenylyltransferase FICD isoform X2 translates to MGLSLGPLPVGDAAEHGAGLPAGPAAAAGGPGGAVSHCAQRLLPAQEQAGEGRACRHQVHQPVHRAQCHLQGCSTAGGQDQGLSSKLEAKAALNQALEMKRQGKRDKAHKLFLHALKMDPGFVDGLNEFGIFSEEDKDIIWADYLYTRALTIAPQHEKALVNRDRTLPLVEEIDQRYFSIIDSKVKKVMAIPKGNSALRRVMEETYYHHIYHTVAIEGNTLTLSEIRHILETRYAVPGKSLEEQNEVIGMHAAMKYVNTTLLSRVGSVSIGDVLEIHRRVLGYVDPVEAGRFRTTQVLVGHHVPPHPQEVEKQMQEFIQWLNSEDAMSLHPVEFAALAHYKLVHIHPFVDGNGRTSRLLMNLILMQAGYPPVSVRKEQRAEYYHVLEDANDGDVRPFIRFIAKCTETTLDTLLFATTEYPVALPEARPNHSGFKEMLPVRP, encoded by the exons ATGGGTCTCAGTCTGGGGCCGCTTCCTGTGGGTGACGCTGCTGAGCATGGTGCTGGGCTCCCTGCTGGCCCTGCTGCTGCCGCTGGGGGCCCTGGAGGAGCAGTGTCTCACTGCGCTCAAAGGCTTCTACCTGCTCAAGAGCAAGCTGGAGAGGGCAGAGCCTGCCGTCACCAAGTGCACCAGCCTGTCCACAGAGCTCAGTGTCACCTCCAGGGATGCAGCACTGCTGGTGGTCAAGACCAAGGCCTCTCCAG CAAGCTGGAAGCCAAAGCAGCGCTGAACCAAGCCCTGGAAATGAAACGCCAGGGCAAGCGGGACAAAGCCCACAAGCTCTTCCTGCACGCCCTCAAGATGGACCCGGGCTTCGTGGACGGACTCAACGAGTTTGGCATCTTCTCGGAAGAGGACAAGGACATCATCTGGGCAGACTACCTGTACACCAGAGCGCTGACCATTGCGCCCCAGCACGAGAAGGCGCTGGTCAACCGTGACCGCACGCTGCCGCTGGTGGAGGAGATCGACCAGCGGTACTTCAGCATCATCGACAGCAAGGTGAAGAAGGTCATGGCCATCCCCAAGGGCAACTCCGCGCTGCGCCGGGTCATGGAGGAGACGTACTACCACCACATCTACCACACGGTGGCCATCGAGGGCAACACCCTCACCCTCTCGGAGATCAGGCACATCCTGGAGACCCGCTACGCTGTGCCGGGGAAGAGCTTGGAGGAGCAGAACGAGGTCATCGGCATGCATGCGGCCATGAAGTACGTCAACACCACGCTGCTGTCGCGCGTCGGCTCCGTCAGCATTGGCGACGTGCTGGAGATCCACCGGCGGGTGCTGGGGTACGTGGACCCCGTGGAAGCCGGCCGCTTTCGCACCACGCAGGTCCTGGTGGGCCACCacgtcccgccccacccccaggaggTGGAGAAGCAGATGCAGGAGTTCATCCAGTGGCTCAACTCGGAGGACGCCATGAGCCTGCACCCGGTCGAGTTCGCGGCCCTGGCCCACTATAAACTCGTCCACATCCACCCCTTCGTCGACGGCAACGGCAGGACCTCGCGGCTGCTCATGAACCTGATCCTCATGCAGGCGGGCTACCCGCCCGTCAGCGTCCGCAAGGAGCAGCGGGCCGAGTACTACCACGTGCTGGAGGACGCCAACGACGGCGACGTCAGGCCGTTCATCCGCTTCATTGCCAAGTGCACGGAGACCACCCTGGACACCTTGCTCTTCGCCACTACAGAGTACCCTGTGGCACTGCCAGAGGCCAGACCCAACCACTCTGGGTTCAAGGAGATGCTGCCTGTGAGGCCCTAA